The window ttttgatttataaacactattttattattttttgtatttataaaaactattttgtatttataaaaagatgatttcatatttataaaaatatttatatttattataactaattttatatttataaaacattttttttatttataaaaactattttatttttttgtattttaaatatattttctatttcaattttaattttatattttcgaatttcaatttaaaaaaataaatttatatatttttttttaattttggaaatattccgaggaagtgtatccctcgggatattccgacgacatcttcctcggaatattccgaggaaattccgacgaacatgtggtcctcggaatttcctcggaaattcgtttcctcggaattccgtcggaaatttccgaggaatttccgaggaaaaatgaaattccgaggagttatttccgaggatttttttcgtcggtatgtcgtcggaatagcgttattccgacgacataccgacgatattttccctcagtatgtcgctgttttcttgtagtggatggATATATGttcaaaaaactgaaaaattattttgggcttttaaattttgatttgttttgtgaTCCAATTAGcccattataataaaaaaaaaccctaGTTACCAAATAATCTAAAAAGATTAAAACTCTTGAGATTCAGTTACCGTAAGAAGCAGTTCTGATATTTCTTCAAGTTCAACCTTTTCCAGATTCTGAGAGAAGAGAAGCGAACATATGTtatgttggtttttttttttatgttatgttggttttttttttgttaacttttATGTTGAACtttagtatttaatttatgtgttggatttttattattaaatttttttattttattaagtgcttcaatattatatatatatatatatatgtataaacgcttccaacacgtacccgcttcctaaatattttaaaattttcgatTCTACGCTTccttacgcttccgcttccgCGTCCCCGCTTCCGATTCCATGCAGCATAGTTCCTAACACAGTTCACGAATAGCTATAGAGTAAAATGGAACCACACATGAAATCATTTAATAATTTGTGTCCAaccaacaagaaaaataaactcCTAATTACTAAggttagtttaaaaatattttatgcatGGATACATGAGGAGACTCCTATATAAAAAGAGATTGGCATGCCAAAGactatcatcttcttcataaAGCAAAATAAAACTTTCATACACTTTTTCATTCCTCATCTAAAACAATGGCAGGAATTGCTTTTGGTTCTTTTGATGATTCTTTTAGCTTGGCTTCTCTAAAAGCATACCTCGCTGAGTTCATCTCCACTTTGCTCTTTGTTTTCGCTGGTGTTGGTTCCGCCATTGCCTACGGTTCGTAACTTATAAACATATCTAAATAGTCTTTCATAATCTGTAACAATGGGTCCATTATACTTAATGAATGTgtcatatttatgtatataggGAAGCTGACGTCAGATGCGGCTCTTGATACGTCGGGGCTTGTTGCCATCGCTGTGTGTCATGGTTTCGCCCTCTTCGTGGCGGTTGCAATCGGAGCCAACATCTCCGGTGGCCATGTGAACCCAGCCGTCACTTTTGGACTTGCTCTCGGTGGTCAAATCACACTCATCACCGGAGTTTTCTACTGGATTGCGCAGCTTCTCGGCTCCACCGCCGCTTGCTTCCTTCTTAAGTTCGTCACCGGTGGATTGGTATGTCCTCATCATAACGTCCttactaatataataaattttgttcTATTAATAGAACCTACATATACCAAAAATCATCTTTTCACTTACAAGGAAAGAAGAAATTAAATCAATTAAATCTCTATTGACTTTTAGCAAAATCAACCTTTCGGAAACAAAAAGTTATGTCATACTATAATATATAGCTTTGTTGGTCtacattttaaaaatcatagtCTACGGTCTTGGAAGATAgatattaatcaaatataaaCTAGGTTACAACATAAGAAGGGCATAAGATATATAGTAGTTTACGAGGTCAAAAAATTCATCTCCAtgttttttaatagtttttgtttgttcatttcTGTCTTTTATGTTAACTAGATACGAGACATAAGATTTGTTAAAGTTGAAGTTATATAATATTGTAAGTTTATGTCTAATTCAAATGAACTAATGAAACAAACGCCCTGAACTATTCTAAAACGCAGGCGGTTCCAACTCACAGCGTTGCGGCTGGACTAGGAGCGATAGAAGGAGTAGTGATGGAGATCATCATCACCTTCGCTTTGGTCTACACCGTCTACGCCACCGCCGCTGATCCCAAGAAAGGATCTCTTGGAACCATCGCTCCTCTCGCCATTGGTCTCATCGTCGGTGCCAACATCCTCGCTGCTGGTCCATTCTCCGGTGGATCCATGAACCCAGCACGTTCCTTTGGACCAGCTGTTGCAGCTGGAGACTTCTCTGGTCACTGGGTCTACTGGGTGGGACCACTCATCGGTGGTGGACTCGCTGGACTTATCTACGGAAATGTTTTCATGTCATCTTCCGAACATGTGCCTCTTGCATCTGACTTCTAAGCATATAAAATGCGATGATTCTTGATTTATATTTCTGTGTATGATTTCTTTGTCTCTCGATTGATATGTTGCTTTGTTTGGAGTTTGGTCCCGTTTCGTTGTAATTGTTTATCCAATCTGTATGAATATCATTTAATGGAAGGCTATTTGGttacgttttatttttttatctaaatagTTAGTTGTATGGTTAAATATCGATACTTAAAAAAAGAACGTGACACTTTTATGACATAGTAATAACAATACTTAATGAATCGTTTAACGTAGAAGTTTGGGGATCATCATTAAGCAGAGTCTTAGGAATATTCGATTCCATTCATGAGCCTTCCATATGAAAACTCTACATGTGTGTTCTGTTGTTCATTTGCTATATATACCAAGAGAGTGTGACTGTGTGTCGAAGTTACCAAGAAAGGTAATAAAGTTTTTCTTTGAAGCGTTTTTGTCGTTTATATAGGACTTAGTCAACAAAATTCAAAACGTTGGAACTGGAAGATTCACTGACATCaaccaaaaaacaaacaaaaatatcaaaaagaaaacactCGTAAAAACATCAGACGCTAAAGGGTAAAACAGTAATAATTCTCTAGCAGTCGCCTGAGAGACGGAGAACGTCGAGAATAGAAGAAGCGGCGAGGAGGAGAAACGCGAACAAGGCGAAGACGACGGAGATTGCGAGATGGTCACAGAAGAAACCAAGAGACTTGCAGAAATTTGGAAGAGGCATGTGTCTGATTCCTGTTCTGTTCATATTCGTCACTCCTAAAGCCGCTGATCCTCCACTCACCATCGCGCATCCCAGTATATGATCTGCAACGAAACAAAACCATGCTTGTGTTCTTGTCGGAACAACCAGTGTTTTTCTCATTAGTCTGGTCCCACTTAAAACAAGTTGCAGTAATGAGTAAATAACCGTCGCTGATGTAACCACCACTAGATATCTGTAACATTAACGACCAGTCAATTATATGTAATGTATTAAGTATTCATTTGCGATTATGAAAATTGGCTTACATGAGGGAATCTGAGAGAGACCAAACGGCGTGGAGCTGAAACTCGAAACCGTAGAGAGTTGTCATGCTAGTCTCACGGGCTGTCACCATTAACAACAAAGACACAGCTGATAGGGCCATGCACATGGCTCGTAGCACAACCATTGCCACGTCATTGCGTCTGCCTTACGGTTATCCCCGTCGTATGTTGTGGTGACCACATCGCGTATGTCAAGCTTCGTCTCTCCCACTGTTATAGAGTTTTTCTTCTGCTCTGTTGCTTTCGCCATGGCGTATCAGAATGATATACTAAGGCGAGCCAAAGACGGGTGTATATAAACACACAAGCTGGACATGTGGCTAGTTTCTACTGGAGGTTCAAAACAGTTCCCGTGAGTGAGGCTTCTCTCTTGTTTCATGTATATCAGTGTCTTCCAAGCATTCGTAGTGGTGGTCGTTCTGCACGAGGCATGGACCTTTGTCTGCTCAAAcacaaacaaatatttaaatgcTAAAAGAGATTTTTATAATCAGATGTTACCAATTATAGCTTGCGTCGATACAAAGACAACTTCAAATTTTGAACCACTTAGGAAATGCCAATTCGGAGATGCTTAAAACACCGAACATCAATCAAGTCAATGAACTTTGAGACCATCGACTTTGATCATACCAAACTTTTCAAACTGAGAAAATCTGAAAGCAGTTAGTTATTATGATCAGTTCTTAAGATAGAAGAAATGAGAGGCAGACACAAGATAAGGCACTTAATAACACTACCTCTATACCAGTTATCATCCATGTAAAAAGTCAGAATTCACAATGCCCCAAAAGTAAAATCACGATCAAGACTAATTACGCCATATCTGAGCAATGACAGACAAAAAGCCTAAACAACAGTGCTATAGGATCGAAGACATTGGGAGACAAACACAATATAAGGCACACTTGATAAGACTACCAATATTATGCAtgtatatcttttaaattatccaattttctcttaaaaatatttatgattctTTAAATTTCCGATTTGGCTCTGGCTAAAGATTTATTAGATAAAGATGTTGACAATATCAAATGAGTTGGAGACGGAAGAGGATCTCTAGATTCATTGTGCAGGTAtacaatacataaatatatacacaCGTAACACACCCAATCATGTTTCTCGATAACCCTAAGTCATCTTTATTAAGATTACTCTTGTGACAGGTATATACCTAAAATAAAACTTTGCTAATTTCACTTACTGGTTAAGGTATAAGGGGTAAGTGCAGAGATTTGCAAAAAGTGGGGTTGTTGAATTTTCCTTTCTTTTAAACTTGGGCTTCTTTTTCTATTACTTTTTTCTTTGGCTTAACTTTGTGGTACAAATTATACTAGTGGTAACTATCTGGTGAAGGATTTAAACTTTTAAGACAAACTAGAAAGGAAGTATAAAGACAAAAGGTTTACCCACAGTGGCAATATAAAACTGATGTTTTATACAATTTCTTCAGATATGTAAATActtttgtgataaaaaaaaatgcagTTGTGAAGTGTATATACTATACCATCATATACTAGAAGGCCAAGTCATTAAAGACACCCACTAGTTTATTTTTGTAtgtatttcaatttattttatatagaaaaacatGACCTAATATCCACataagtgtttcaaaaaatatatatatatacccacATATAGATGGCCGTAATACATAGTGCAATCTAAAGTACAACAAAAGTTGattaaaaatccaaaatctctttttcttttccattAACAACAACATAATTAAAATTGTTTGTGTAATGTTCCACGTTTAAGTACTCTGTAGAAAAGTCTTTCTCCCTTTCCCCTCTATAAATCCCACACACATTGATCCTTAGTCCATAAGCAAATATCAAAGccaaagaaaaacaataatCCCATTCTCTGACTCTAAATTCAAGAGATGGAGAAGAACGTACCATTAAGCAAGAAGCTATGGAACATCGTACGTTTTGTCATGTACATGTTACACAAAGGCATCTCCAAGCAAAAGCTCCTCGCCGACTTTAACGCCACTCTCAAACGCGGCAAGAATCTCATGTTCCACAACCGCCGCCGCGTCCCAGCCACCGCCCCATCACAGCCGCGGAAAGAATACGAGTTTAGCTGCAGCGACACTCCAAACTATTCATTCCCCTTTAGCATGGCCGCCTTCAAGAAGAAGAGTCACAAAATTAGTCTCTTCGCGTGTGGCAACGCGCCACCGACCATGGACGACGATACCTCTGCCTCCAGAGCCGTACTGGAGCTTCTCAACGGCCTCGGAGGACAAGAACGTAGCAGTAACACGCCGGCTTTGTCCGTCGACACTTTGACGGCGTTGTCTCCTTACTTGCCCGCATTTGGACGGAGTTCTCCGTCAGTGAGACCTTTACGTGTGACGGACTCACCGTTCCCAATAGGGGAAGATGGTGACGTGGCTAACGGACACGTGGACAAAGCGGCGGATGAGTTTATAAAGAAGTTTTACAAGAACTTGAATCAGCAAAAGAAGATGATTGAGTTCTCACCTTATTAATAAGTGTTTTTCTCTAAATACTTTATCTCTATTTTCTGAGTTAGTTCGAAGTTCGTATAATATTTTTGGAGGGAGTGTGTATAATATTTTTGGAGGGAGTGTGGGTGATTAGATTATCAGAATAAACAGTCAATGGGTGACGACTATACAGAATGGTGCGTTCTCTATATTAACTTGGAAAATGTAATGGATTTTTAAGAGACTACTTAATTTCTTGAAATAATTGAAATAATGAGTTTAGATTCTGAATGAAATGCATTCATATGAACATGCACCCATATGTTCTCTGATGCTAAACATTGGATACTTTTGAAGCAGCAGTagcatttataaattaaaacatgATATTTTAAGCACTGTTTTTAAACCTATACCTAGGTGTGGCCATATTAACCGaaacccgaacccgaaccgatccgaaaaacccaaACCGAAGTTTAAGAAAAAACCGAACGACCAGTTCGGATACCCGTACCCGATTGGTTGTATCCGATACCCGAACCAATTACCCGAAGTAcctgaataaataaatatatatatatataatatatatattattattaactttaaactTACATCTTCCATTTCCATTCATCTTCtcgtcttctccttcttcaacaTATATGTTCAGTACATACTCAAACTCATTTTATGACTGATAATATGTATGTATCACTATACtttgtgattttgatttatgtttgaTTACAAGTAGGATTTGCGATTTGTTTTCTCTTTGCTTTTTACACAGACATGAGCTCAAACATTCATAATTATCCAGGTTTGATTTCTGTTTAATTTTAATctctttgattttgatttatgaATAGATGGATCTTTACCATTTTATATTCAAGATAATACAAATAGAAATTACATGAAGAAAAAGAATACATGCGCGTGTTCCTAAACGTAATAACAAATCAGAAAGATCATATATCTTATATTAAGTTGTTCAATCTTTTAACTTCAACAGTATTGTTTGTAGTTTCATAGGGTCAAATCAAGGATACatagaatttttattattatttgttacaCAGTTCGGTTATatccaaaataacccgaacctTAAAAACCTGAACCCGATCCAAAGTATAAAATAACCTGAACGGGTTATGTACCTCTCTATCCGAAAACCCGACAAATACGAAGcatccgacccgaacccgaacgcccatgCCTACCTATACCGATACCAAATGGTCGGACCGGGTTAAAACTATGAACCACATTCGGGTCATGCCGATAAAAACTGAATTGGtaccataaaattaattttgttaattatttttatgttttaaactaTTATAAGTATTacagataatttttaaaaaaaattatattcaatattttattttttatgattcACAATgataaatagttaaatcaaaatcttgattttatatttgaagtcaaaatattagttttatattttattttcatttagtttgtacttaaattttatttcacaGTTATTTCTATTGAAAACTTTGATAACTAAACTTAATTATGTCTATAAAATTTACCAAAGATAACTAACTAAGATATCCATCAGTTCAATTTTTGattcttaatttctttttttttttggttattcaaATCACTTGGAAGGCATTGATCGTTAACATTTTGCAAtaaatattactaaaattttacatatttaacCTATAAAAATTGTGGttaattataaaaaacattAGAGGTGTGAGCTAGTGCTCCCTCGAAAATGTGGTGTTAACGGAAAGAAGAAATGCTCCAGAGAAATGCTCCAGAGAAGTGCTCAATAAATCACcactatcttttttttgtttagggcatctccaaccataATACCAAATTCGGTGTTgaaattacaccaaatttgatgttttggtattaaattttttttatcatctctAATCATGAcatcaaattttaaatcaaaaataatagtatatattatttgaaattttcaattttaataattttattatttgaaattgataaataattttattatttgaaattgataaataattttttatcacgcttatatattatgtttgtcaattatttaattatatgtttataaattttatttacatttatattttttctttaacaatattatacatcatatgtgtttattttatatataatattatattaaaaattacaaactattaattatgaaaggcacataaaatattatatatttcttttaataaaatttgtattaGTTAGTAATACAAGTttaactatattataaaataaaaaataagaatgttattttattgtttagtgaatttaatagtattacataaagttttaattatttactattaAATCTAACATTAcaataatgtaatattattaatttttcattactgattaaatattatttgaataaaaattatagtcgatattttaaaagaaaaatacatgaTATGATAAAgtaaatgataataataatttagtgatttgttatttaaaattttataaaagttgtatgatattttatttttacaatataaagaaaatgatAATAAGTGATTTcttattgaaaataaaataaaattattttaactatgtaaaaataatttataaatataaataatgcaatacattatgtttaattataaatttgaactgactgataataataattgaactaTATCATTAAATGAagcataataaaatataaatatttaatatttggtGTTGATGAATAGTATTATATCAAATTTAGTGTAATACTATTTAGTCTACTCCAAATTTGGTGGAATAATATCGTTTTTGGTgtcttattaaaaataaaatcatactaaatttaatattttggtgtCTCATGCATAAGAGTTGGCCTTATGTAAGGACGTGAACTGGGAACCCAAACCTCGAAGGAAGAACATGAATATTAATGTGAAAGacgtgtaatttttttttttttgctaatcgAGTATTCTGACCCCACCGAAGTGGTCTagactagagaccgaagtgGTTTAGACTAGAGATCGAAGTGAGCATGAACGCTGCTAGGACGTCACCATGTGGCTTACCGTGTAACGGTCTTCGGTTTCGGATGCTACAGCCCATATATAAATTCCGCAGTG of the Brassica rapa cultivar Chiifu-401-42 chromosome A03, CAAS_Brap_v3.01, whole genome shotgun sequence genome contains:
- the LOC103859663 gene encoding uncharacterized protein LOC103859663, which translates into the protein MEKNVPLSKKLWNIVRFVMYMLHKGISKQKLLADFNATLKRGKNLMFHNRRRVPATAPSQPRKEYEFSCSDTPNYSFPFSMAAFKKKSHKISLFACGNAPPTMDDDTSASRAVLELLNGLGGQERSSNTPALSVDTLTALSPYLPAFGRSSPSVRPLRVTDSPFPIGEDGDVANGHVDKAADEFIKKFYKNLNQQKKMIEFSPY
- the LOC103859661 gene encoding aquaporin TIP2-1, with the protein product MAGIAFGSFDDSFSLASLKAYLAEFISTLLFVFAGVGSAIAYGKLTSDAALDTSGLVAIAVCHGFALFVAVAIGANISGGHVNPAVTFGLALGGQITLITGVFYWIAQLLGSTAACFLLKFVTGGLAVPTHSVAAGLGAIEGVVMEIIITFALVYTVYATAADPKKGSLGTIAPLAIGLIVGANILAAGPFSGGSMNPARSFGPAVAAGDFSGHWVYWVGPLIGGGLAGLIYGNVFMSSSEHVPLASDF